The following coding sequences lie in one Spinacia oleracea cultivar Varoflay chromosome 1, BTI_SOV_V1, whole genome shotgun sequence genomic window:
- the LOC110781144 gene encoding uncharacterized protein: MDVPLSQELPELISFRDENGVMVRESLDYEWRPTMYTKCKMIGHVHTAYRQGKLKKVWVKKLTKQIQPPVTEYVTSPVLDPEGFRSLRPVRVRASPGAPVRTSNVFQILETTLTGDAGLEVEKGNGKLYQKFFANWSFTSNSSYHAGGRIVVVWKAGCFNVNIVAASGQFLHCHVTPVSGMLSFYCTFFYAYNDPIMRQELWRDLRLLNTHDPWLLCEDFNCVMAVEERIGAPVRQCDIVDISSCMHTCGMEDIKCVGNFYTWNNKHQGSKRVFSTIYRILANQAWQGCYSTDEVCFMLEGHFDHSPGLLTVYSGIVGSKMFTLVNKLKKVKLALKELNKIAEELRAIQEYSAKHKAYLDFLSQKAKVAWLKDGDESTALFFIKALEAGMCRIKSTPFMI, from the exons aTGGATGTACCATTATCACAAGAACTCCCTGAATTGATCTCTTTTAGAGATGAGAATGGAGTAATGGTAAGAGAAAGCTTAGACTATGAATGGAGGCCTACTATGTACACTAAATGCAAGATGATTGGGCATGTGCATACTGCCTATAGACAAGGTAAACTTAAGAAGGTTTGGGTTAAAAAGTTAACCAAACAGATTCAGCCTCCAGTTACTGAGTATGTCACAAGTCCAGTTTTGGATCCAGAGGGTTTTCGGTCTCTAAGGCCAGTCAGGGTTAGAGCTTCACCAGGAGCTCCAGTTAGGACATCTAATGTCTTCCAGATATTAGAAACTACTCTGACTGGAGATGCAGGTTTGGAGGTTGAGAAAGGCAATG GTAAGCTTTACCAAAAATTCTTTGCGAATTGGTCTTTTACAAGTAATTCTAGTTATCATGCTGGTGGTAGAATTGTTGTAGTTTGGAAGGCTGGATGCTTTAATGTCAATATTGTAGCTGCTTCTGGTCAGTTTTTGCATTGCCATGTTACTCCTGTAAGTGGTATGCTTAGCTTCTATTGCACTTTCTTTTATGCTTATAATGATCCTATTATGAGACAAGAGTTATGGAGAGATTTGAGACTACTTAATACTCATGATCCCTGGTTATTGTGTGAAGATTTTAACTGTGTAATGGCTGTAGAGGAAAGGATTGGAGCTCCTGTGAGACAGTGTGACATTGTAGATATTAGTAGTTGTATGCATACTTGTGGTATGGAAGACATTAAGTGTGTTGGTAATTTCTATACATGGAACAATAAACATCAAGGTAGTAAAAGAGTTTTCTCAACAATATATAGAATTTTGGCAAATCAGGCTTGGCAAGGGTGTTACTCAACTGACGAAGTTTGCTTTATGCTTGAAGGTCACTTTGATCATTCTCCTGGTTTGTTAACAGTTTATTCTGGG ATTGTTGGGAGTAAAATGTTTACTCTGGTTAATAAATTGAAGAAGGTTAAGCTTGCACTTAAAGAGCTTAATAAAATTG CTGAAGAGTTAAGGGCTATTCAGGAATATAGCGCAAAACATAAAGCTTATTTGGACTTTTTGAGTCAGAAAGCTAAAGTGGCATGGCTTAAAGATGGAGATGAGAGCACTGCTCTCTTTTTCATCAAAGCATTAGAAGCAGGAATGTGCAGAATCAAATCTACACCATTCATGATATGA